One Halorientalis litorea DNA segment encodes these proteins:
- a CDS encoding O-acetylhomoserine aminocarboxypropyltransferase/cysteine synthase family protein: MSDDDSIETESLHVGQEDPDPATGARAPPIYQTTSYVFEDAEDAADQFALAKPGYIYSRLMNPTVEMLQERIAALEGGVGAVATASGMGALNLTDFILADAGDNIVTASALYGGTYTYYTHTLPRQGVETRFVDTLDYEAYEEAIDENTKYIHCETIGNPALVTPDFDRLASIAEDHGIPLFVDNTFATPALCNPIEHGANLVWNSTTKWIHGHGTTVGGVVVDGGNFDWSAHAEDYPEIAQDNPAYHGVNFAEAMGEQAFTYTAIARGLRDLGNQQSPFDAWQTLQGVETLPTRMSRHCENAMAVAEFLQDHPEVSWVTYPGLDDHETHDNASEYLDGGYGGMITFGLEQGYDAARTTVESTEIASLLANVGDAKTLIIHPASTTHQQLTDEEKAAAGVTDDMVRLSVGLEGIEDIKADLDQAIEQAT; this comes from the coding sequence ATGTCGGACGACGATTCCATCGAAACCGAGTCACTGCACGTCGGACAGGAGGACCCGGACCCGGCGACGGGCGCGCGCGCCCCGCCCATCTACCAGACCACCTCGTACGTCTTCGAGGACGCCGAGGACGCCGCCGACCAGTTCGCGCTGGCGAAACCGGGCTACATCTACTCGCGGTTGATGAACCCCACCGTCGAGATGTTGCAGGAACGCATCGCGGCCCTCGAAGGCGGGGTGGGGGCCGTCGCCACCGCCTCGGGGATGGGTGCGTTGAACCTCACCGACTTCATCCTCGCCGACGCCGGGGACAACATCGTCACCGCCTCCGCGCTGTACGGTGGCACCTACACGTACTACACGCACACGCTCCCCCGGCAAGGCGTGGAGACACGCTTCGTGGACACGCTGGACTACGAGGCGTACGAGGAGGCCATCGACGAGAACACGAAGTACATCCACTGTGAGACCATCGGCAACCCCGCGCTGGTGACGCCGGACTTCGACCGCCTCGCCTCGATTGCCGAGGACCACGGCATTCCGCTGTTCGTGGACAACACCTTCGCCACGCCCGCGCTGTGTAATCCTATCGAACACGGCGCGAACCTCGTGTGGAACTCCACGACGAAGTGGATTCATGGACACGGGACGACGGTGGGCGGCGTCGTCGTCGACGGGGGCAACTTCGACTGGAGTGCCCACGCCGAGGACTACCCCGAAATCGCACAGGACAACCCCGCGTACCACGGCGTCAACTTCGCCGAGGCGATGGGCGAGCAGGCGTTCACCTATACGGCAATCGCCCGCGGCCTGCGGGACTTGGGTAACCAGCAGTCCCCCTTCGACGCGTGGCAGACGCTCCAAGGCGTCGAGACGCTCCCGACTCGTATGTCCCGCCACTGCGAGAACGCGATGGCCGTCGCTGAGTTCCTGCAGGACCACCCCGAAGTGTCGTGGGTGACCTACCCCGGCCTCGACGACCACGAGACCCACGACAACGCCAGCGAGTACTTGGACGGCGGCTACGGCGGGATGATAACGTTCGGGCTGGAACAGGGCTACGACGCCGCTCGGACGACGGTCGAGTCGACCGAAATCGCCAGCCTGCTGGCAAACGTCGGCGACGCCAAGACGCTCATCATCCACCCGGCGAGTACGACACACCAGCAGTTGACCGACGAGGAGAAAGCGGCCGCCGGCGTCACCGACGACATGGTGCGCCTGTCGGTCGGACTGGAGGGCATCGAGGACATCAAAGCCGACCTCGACCAAGCAATCGAGCAGGCGACCTAA
- the metX gene encoding homoserine O-acetyltransferase MetX, which yields MEVERETVSLGEFEFECGETIPDLELRYEAYGEFTGDNAVLVCHALTGSAHVAGHRGGDGTAGQARAWWDDIVGPGKAIDTTEYYVVCANVPGSCYGSTGPASENPETGDPYGTEFPAVTVGDWTEAQRLLLDELGVPHLHAVVGGSVGGMNVLDWAKRHPDHVELLAPIAAAARLDPQCLALDAIARRAITTDDDWQGGEYYGTGAKPTDGLALARQIGHVMYLSKASMEQKFGRRAAGRDAMRSFPVDPAGTFFPYRDVESYLDYQAEKFVERFDANSYLYLTRAMDNYDLAAGFESDADALAAFDGEVLAMSFTGDWHFTTEQAEELADALRETEASVAHHVVESDHGHDAFLVEPEKVGPPLSDFLADGLDGNAVTDTRESDGGSEFAPVHTSLFSD from the coding sequence ATGGAAGTCGAACGCGAGACGGTGTCGCTTGGCGAGTTCGAGTTCGAGTGCGGCGAGACCATCCCCGACCTCGAACTCAGGTACGAGGCTTACGGCGAGTTCACCGGCGACAACGCGGTCCTCGTCTGTCACGCCCTGACCGGGAGTGCCCACGTCGCGGGCCACCGCGGGGGCGACGGCACGGCGGGACAGGCCCGCGCGTGGTGGGATGACATCGTCGGCCCCGGGAAGGCCATCGACACGACGGAGTACTACGTGGTCTGTGCGAACGTCCCCGGGTCCTGCTACGGGTCCACGGGGCCGGCCAGCGAGAACCCCGAGACGGGCGACCCGTACGGCACGGAGTTCCCCGCCGTCACCGTCGGTGACTGGACGGAGGCCCAGCGACTCCTCTTGGACGAACTGGGCGTTCCGCACCTCCACGCCGTCGTCGGCGGGAGCGTCGGCGGCATGAACGTGCTGGACTGGGCGAAACGCCACCCCGACCACGTCGAACTGCTCGCCCCCATCGCCGCCGCCGCGCGCCTCGACCCGCAGTGTCTCGCGCTGGACGCCATCGCTCGCCGTGCCATCACCACCGACGACGACTGGCAGGGCGGGGAGTACTACGGTACCGGCGCGAAACCGACCGACGGGTTGGCTCTGGCGCGCCAGATCGGCCACGTCATGTACCTCTCGAAGGCGAGCATGGAACAGAAGTTCGGCCGCCGCGCGGCGGGCCGGGACGCCATGCGTTCGTTCCCCGTCGACCCCGCGGGCACGTTCTTCCCGTACCGCGACGTGGAGTCCTACCTCGATTATCAGGCCGAGAAGTTCGTCGAGCGGTTCGACGCCAACTCCTACCTCTACCTGACCCGCGCGATGGACAACTACGACCTCGCGGCCGGGTTCGAGAGCGACGCCGACGCGCTGGCGGCCTTCGACGGCGAGGTGCTGGCGATGTCGTTCACCGGCGACTGGCACTTCACCACCGAACAGGCCGAAGAGTTGGCCGACGCCCTTCGCGAGACGGAGGCGAGCGTCGCCCACCACGTCGTCGAGTCCGACCACGGCCACGACGCGTTCCTCGTCGAACCCGAGAAGGTTGGCCCGCCGCTGTCTGACTTCCTCGCCGACGGCCTCGACGGGAACGCCGTCACCGACACTCGCGAGAGCGACGGCGGAAGTGAGTTCGCGCCCGTCCACACGAGTCTATTCTCGGACTGA
- a CDS encoding O-acetylhomoserine aminocarboxypropyltransferase/cysteine synthase family protein, with amino-acid sequence MTDDTRRFGTRCVHAGQEDPDPATGARAPPIYQTTSYVFEDADHAADLFALEGEGNIYSRFHNPTVRMLEDRLASLENGVDAVATGSGMAALDAATSVLAEAGDNVVSASSIYGGTHTYLSHNARRRGIETRFVDTLDYAAYDDAIDEQTAYVHCETIGNPSLVTPDFDELAAVCDDNDVPLFVDNTFGTPALCNPLEHGADIVWESTTKWIHGSGTTVGGVLVDGGSFPWGDHPERFPEVGGPNPAFDGTDFSEHFGDRAFAAAARYRAVRALGDGQSPFDAWQTMQGTETLALRMDRHCENAMAVAEHLRDHPAVAWVTYPGLDDHETHGNASEYLDGGYGGMVAFGLDGGFAAGRDFCESVELGQFLANVGDAKTLVVHPASTTHAQLSEEEQRASGVTPDLVRLSVGIEDAEDILADLDRAITEAT; translated from the coding sequence ATGACTGATGACACACGACGCTTCGGGACGCGCTGTGTCCACGCCGGGCAGGAGGACCCGGACCCGGCGACGGGCGCGCGCGCCCCACCTATCTACCAGACTACGTCCTACGTTTTCGAGGACGCCGACCACGCGGCGGACCTGTTCGCCTTGGAGGGCGAGGGTAACATCTACTCGCGGTTCCACAACCCTACGGTGCGGATGCTGGAGGACCGGCTCGCGTCGCTGGAGAACGGTGTCGACGCGGTCGCGACCGGAAGCGGCATGGCCGCGCTGGACGCCGCTACTTCGGTGTTGGCCGAGGCCGGCGACAACGTCGTCTCGGCGTCGTCCATCTACGGCGGGACGCACACCTACCTCTCACACAACGCCCGCCGGCGCGGTATCGAGACGCGCTTCGTCGACACGCTCGACTACGCCGCCTACGACGACGCCATCGACGAGCAGACCGCGTACGTCCACTGCGAGACTATCGGCAACCCCTCGCTCGTCACCCCCGACTTCGACGAACTGGCGGCGGTGTGCGACGACAACGACGTGCCGCTGTTCGTCGACAACACGTTCGGGACGCCCGCACTCTGCAACCCGCTCGAGCACGGTGCCGATATCGTCTGGGAGTCGACGACGAAGTGGATTCACGGGTCGGGGACGACCGTCGGCGGCGTCCTCGTCGACGGCGGCTCGTTCCCTTGGGGCGACCATCCCGAACGGTTTCCCGAGGTCGGCGGCCCGAACCCTGCCTTCGACGGCACCGACTTTAGCGAGCACTTCGGCGACCGTGCGTTCGCCGCCGCCGCCCGCTACCGCGCGGTCCGCGCGCTCGGTGACGGCCAGTCGCCGTTCGACGCGTGGCAGACGATGCAGGGCACGGAGACGCTCGCGCTCCGGATGGACCGTCACTGCGAGAACGCGATGGCTGTCGCGGAACACCTCCGGGACCATCCCGCGGTGGCGTGGGTGACCTATCCCGGCCTCGACGACCACGAGACCCACGGCAACGCCAGCGAGTACTTGGACGGCGGCTACGGCGGGATGGTCGCCTTCGGGCTCGACGGTGGCTTCGCGGCCGGCCGGGACTTCTGTGAGTCGGTCGAACTCGGCCAGTTCCTCGCCAACGTCGGCGACGCGAAGACGCTGGTCGTCCACCCTGCCAGCACGACCCACGCCCAACTCTCCGAGGAAGAACAGCGCGCCAGCGGCGTCACGCCCGACCTCGTGCGGCTCTCGGTCGGCATCGAGGACGCCGAGGACATTCTGGCGGACCTCGACCGCGCCATCACGGAGGCCACATAA